From a single Desulfatirhabdium butyrativorans DSM 18734 genomic region:
- the dapA gene encoding 4-hydroxy-tetrahydrodipicolinate synthase: protein MEAICYTAMVTPFRNGAVDYEGLRALVDFQIQNGILGILAVGTTGESPALSWKEHLDVVAFIAGLTKSKCTCIAGTGSNNTQEAMEASAHAVQVGADALLLVDPYYNGPSSLEIRREYVEPIAAAFPKTTIIPYVIPGRTGTQLLPEDLALAYQRFPNVSTVKEATGNLENMRKTRACCGPDYRILSGDDALTFEMMSDARILASGVISVMTNIVPGPIVSMVKHAVEGNQEKALALKKALDPLFNLVTVKTMESTPFGDVVFRARNPLAIKAMMSILGMPSGGCRRPMGKMTVKALRIAFDSMKQVFDNHPDFFAPIESAFQVNVAERLASFERWRHLCYDTY from the coding sequence ATGGAAGCAATCTGTTATACGGCGATGGTGACCCCGTTCCGCAATGGAGCGGTCGATTACGAAGGATTGCGGGCACTGGTGGATTTCCAGATTCAAAACGGCATTTTGGGTATACTTGCTGTCGGCACGACTGGGGAAAGCCCTGCCCTGAGCTGGAAAGAGCATTTGGATGTGGTTGCCTTCATTGCCGGACTGACGAAGTCGAAATGCACATGCATTGCCGGAACCGGTAGCAACAACACCCAGGAAGCCATGGAAGCATCGGCCCATGCGGTTCAGGTCGGCGCCGATGCTTTACTCCTGGTCGATCCGTATTACAATGGCCCAAGTTCCCTTGAAATCCGCCGGGAATACGTAGAACCGATTGCTGCGGCTTTTCCGAAGACAACCATCATTCCCTACGTCATTCCGGGAAGAACCGGAACACAGCTTCTGCCCGAGGATCTGGCATTGGCATATCAACGGTTCCCGAATGTTTCCACGGTGAAAGAAGCCACGGGAAACCTGGAGAACATGCGCAAAACCAGGGCCTGCTGCGGGCCGGATTACCGTATTCTCTCCGGTGATGATGCCCTGACCTTCGAGATGATGAGCGATGCCCGCATCCTCGCCAGCGGTGTGATTTCCGTCATGACGAACATCGTCCCCGGTCCCATCGTATCGATGGTCAAACATGCGGTGGAAGGCAATCAGGAAAAGGCGCTGGCTTTAAAAAAGGCACTCGATCCGCTGTTCAATCTGGTTACGGTCAAGACAATGGAGTCGACACCCTTTGGAGACGTCGTTTTCCGTGCCCGAAACCCGCTGGCCATCAAGGCCATGATGTCGATTTTGGGCATGCCATCCGGAGGCTGTCGCAGACCGATGGGCAAAATGACTGTAAAAGCACTGCGAATCGCTTTCGACAGCATGAAGCAGGTATTTGACAACCATCCAGATTTTTTTGCACCCATTGAATCCGCATTCCAGGTCAACGTGGCCGAAAGACTGGCTTCTTTTGAACGATGGCGGCACCTGTGCTACGACACCTATTGA
- the tsaD gene encoding tRNA (adenosine(37)-N6)-threonylcarbamoyltransferase complex transferase subunit TsaD: MKILGIETSCDETAAAVVENATVVRSSVVASQIADHHPYGGVVPELASRKHLEAITPVVAAALQQAGIAATGLDAIAVTRGPGLVGALLVGFSFAKAMAVSLNLPWIGINHLEGHIQALFLSETAPSFPFIVLLASGGHTSIYKACSPIEMIPMGRTLDDAAGEAFDKVAKLLGLGYPGGAVIEKTARNGNPKSIPFPRTYLDKTRFDFSFSGLKTAVRRYVQTHGTSSVEDIVASFQEAACEVMVQKLVQAAVSEKASRIAIVGGVAANSRLRQMAKSEAEKHGLDLFIPEIAYCGDNAAMIASAGFHRLMNGERSSVEDDVFSR; this comes from the coding sequence ATGAAAATTCTCGGTATTGAAACTTCCTGTGACGAAACCGCGGCGGCTGTCGTGGAAAACGCGACGGTTGTCCGTTCCTCGGTGGTAGCGTCCCAAATTGCCGACCACCATCCATACGGGGGCGTCGTGCCGGAGCTGGCTTCCCGGAAACACCTCGAAGCCATTACGCCGGTGGTGGCAGCGGCGCTCCAGCAGGCGGGCATTGCAGCAACCGGTCTCGATGCCATCGCTGTCACCCGCGGCCCCGGCCTTGTGGGTGCGCTGCTGGTGGGATTTTCCTTCGCCAAGGCCATGGCCGTATCCCTGAATCTCCCCTGGATCGGAATCAACCACCTGGAAGGACATATCCAGGCCCTGTTTTTGTCGGAAACGGCCCCATCATTTCCGTTCATCGTCCTGCTTGCCTCAGGGGGGCATACCAGCATCTACAAGGCATGCTCACCCATCGAGATGATTCCGATGGGCAGAACGCTGGATGATGCTGCAGGGGAAGCCTTCGACAAGGTGGCCAAACTGCTCGGTCTCGGATATCCCGGTGGCGCGGTCATCGAAAAGACGGCGCGAAACGGCAACCCCAAATCGATTCCCTTCCCCAGAACCTACCTGGATAAAACCCGCTTTGATTTCAGCTTCAGCGGCCTGAAAACGGCGGTCCGGAGATATGTGCAGACGCATGGCACATCTTCAGTCGAGGACATTGTTGCCTCGTTTCAGGAGGCGGCCTGTGAGGTGATGGTCCAAAAGCTCGTTCAGGCGGCAGTTTCGGAAAAGGCATCCCGCATCGCCATCGTCGGTGGTGTCGCAGCAAACAGCCGCCTGCGGCAGATGGCCAAATCGGAGGCGGAAAAACATGGTCTGGATTTGTTCATTCCGGAGATCGCCTATTGCGGAGACAATGCAGCCATGATCGCATCGGCCGGATTTCACAGGCTGATGAACGGCGAGCGCTCATCGGTCGAAGACGATGTCTTCAGCCGTTGA